A single region of the Triticum dicoccoides isolate Atlit2015 ecotype Zavitan chromosome 2B, WEW_v2.0, whole genome shotgun sequence genome encodes:
- the LOC119362061 gene encoding prostaglandin E synthase 2-like, whose amino-acid sequence MSSLRAARTLLASRSSLLSSRALHAAAAAPAAAGRWGNAPPPPPAPTPCPGPSSRAGIAGAVSFSLTFATVAVAEVQAKERLPTDLLPRNVVLYQYQACPFCNKVRAFLDYHDIPYKVVEVNPLSKKEIKWSEYKKVPILTVDGEHLVDSTDIINILQHRISPDDEVTNEEETKWRKWVDEHLVHVLSPNIYRTTSEALESFDYIAKHGNFSYTERFAVKYAGAAAMYFVAKKLKKKYNITDERASLYDAANTWTEALNGRNFLGGSKPNLADLAAFGVLRPIRYLQSGKDMVEHTQIGEWYQRMEDAVGEPSRIPEGQYQE is encoded by the exons ATGAGCTCCCTCCGCGCGGCGCGGACCCTGCTCGCCTCCCGCTCGTCCCTCCTCTCCTCGCGCGCGCTCCACGCCGCCGCGGCCGCCCCCGCCGCGGCCGGCCGCTGGGgcaacgcgccgccgccgccccctgcgCCGACGCCCTGCCCGGGGCCGTCGTCCCGGGCCGGGATCGCCGGCGCGGTCTCCTTCTCCCTGACGTTCGCCACGGTGGCCGTGGCCGAGGTGCAGGCCAAGGAGCGGCTGCCCACGGATCTGCTGCCCCGGAACGTCGTGCTCTACCAGTACCAGGCGTGCCCCTTCTGCAACAAGGTCAGAG CTTTCCTAGACTATCATGATATACCCTACAAAGTTGTGGAAGTTAATCCACTGAGCAAAAAGGAAATCAAGTGGTCTGAGTACAAGAAGGTCCCGATATTGACGGTAGATGGTGAACATCTGGTTGATTCTACAG ACATAATCAATATATTACAGCACAGGATCAGCCCTGATGATGAAGTTACTAACGAAGAGGAAACAAAATGGCGCAA GTGGGTTGATGAGCACCTTGTGCATGTATTGTCACCCAATATATACCGAACGACTTCAGAGGCTCTAGAATCTTTTGACTACATTGCAAAGCATG GTAACTTCAGTTACACCGAGCGGTTTGCTGTGAAGTATGCTGGTGCTGCAGCAATGTACTTCGTGGCCAAGAAGCTTAAGAAGAAATACAACATTACTGATGAGCGCGCCTCGTTGTATGATGCTGCCAACACGTGGACGGAAGCCCTGAACGGAAGAAATTTTCTTG GTGGCTCCAAGCCTAACTTGGCAGATCTGGCAGCATTTGGCGTTCTGAGACCTATCAGATACCTGCAATCTGGAAAAGACATGGTTGAGCATACCCAAATCGGCGAGTGGTACCAGCGGATGGAAGATGCGGTCGGTGAACCATCAAGGATCCCAGAGGGCCAGTACCAGGAGTAG